One genomic segment of Vagococcus intermedius includes these proteins:
- a CDS encoding S-methyl-5-thioribose-1-phosphate isomerase has translation MAKRQDYDLPFLLQYENVAWYEKGQVRILDRRIYPTEITFVTCQSYQEVAQAITDMVTQSAGPYTAAGMGMALAGYECQGLPQDEQVVFLTKAAYEIAHARPTTANRMGAITENCLQVAKAAIAKGEDTIEAMFQETLASLERRYATMATVGDNLLKHIPNGSRVLTQCFGETIVGMLLRGAQEQGKELELYCAETRPYLQGARLTASCCQEMGFKTTLLTDNMVGYAMEHHHIDIYTSAADTIACDGYIANKIGTKQMALLAMHYGIPYFVTGIPDQDKAKGSEIVIEERDPQQVLEFRGIQIALEGVEAIYPSFDITPPHLISGIVTDKGTYSAYDVASYFLSNTQQFY, from the coding sequence ATGGCGAAAAGGCAAGACTATGATTTACCGTTTTTGTTGCAGTATGAAAACGTGGCTTGGTATGAAAAAGGTCAAGTTAGAATATTGGATCGAAGAATATATCCGACAGAAATCACTTTTGTCACATGTCAAAGCTATCAAGAAGTCGCCCAAGCAATTACAGATATGGTGACACAAAGTGCAGGACCTTATACAGCAGCAGGGATGGGGATGGCTCTGGCAGGGTATGAGTGTCAAGGGTTACCGCAAGATGAACAAGTGGTGTTTTTAACGAAAGCAGCTTATGAGATTGCCCATGCTAGACCAACAACCGCAAATCGCATGGGAGCGATTACTGAAAATTGTTTGCAAGTAGCTAAGGCAGCTATTGCCAAAGGGGAAGATACGATAGAGGCGATGTTCCAAGAAACGTTGGCTTCTCTTGAGAGACGCTATGCAACTATGGCAACGGTTGGGGATAACTTATTAAAACATATTCCAAATGGGAGTCGTGTCTTAACGCAATGTTTTGGTGAAACAATTGTTGGGATGCTTTTACGAGGTGCTCAGGAACAAGGGAAAGAGTTGGAGTTATACTGTGCTGAGACAAGACCTTATTTACAAGGGGCTCGTTTAACTGCAAGTTGTTGCCAAGAGATGGGATTTAAAACGACCTTGTTAACTGATAACATGGTTGGTTATGCAATGGAACATCATCACATTGACATTTATACCTCAGCTGCTGATACGATTGCGTGTGATGGGTATATAGCTAATAAAATTGGGACCAAGCAAATGGCATTGTTAGCAATGCATTATGGTATTCCTTATTTTGTCACAGGTATTCCAGACCAAGATAAGGCCAAGGGTAGTGAAATTGTGATAGAAGAACGGGATCCTCAGCAAGTGTTAGAGTTTAGGGGGATCCAAATAGCATTAGAAGGCGTCGAAGCGATTTACCCATCTTTTGATATAACCCCACCTCACTTAATAAGTGGGATAGTTACGGATAAGGGGACTTATTCGGCGTATGATGTAGCAAGTTATTTCTTGAGTAATACCCAGCAATTTTATTAA
- a CDS encoding L-fuculose-phosphate aldolase gives MNYQKERQEIIEYGKALVTEQLTTGTGGNISLFIPEEQVMLISPSGIPYQDIELTDVVVLDLEGNILEGTRKPSSEYEMHKIFYKKNPEIRAVVHTHSDYATSVACLQKEIPPLHYIIGSVGRSVRCCAYKTFGTQALAEEAYQVMGANKGILLGNHGVLTVGTDLSEAFSIAKDIEFLAKLYVRSATLGEPVLLSEAELDVVVKKFKTYGQITN, from the coding sequence ATGAATTATCAAAAAGAACGTCAAGAGATTATTGAGTATGGGAAAGCATTAGTGACAGAACAGCTAACAACTGGAACGGGAGGAAACATTAGTCTTTTTATACCTGAAGAGCAAGTGATGTTGATTAGTCCTAGTGGGATTCCTTATCAGGATATAGAGCTTACAGATGTAGTGGTTCTCGATTTAGAAGGAAATATTTTGGAAGGCACACGCAAACCATCTAGTGAATACGAGATGCATAAAATTTTTTATAAAAAAAATCCCGAAATTAGAGCGGTTGTTCATACTCACTCGGATTATGCCACAAGTGTTGCTTGCCTACAAAAAGAAATTCCGCCTCTGCACTATATTATAGGATCGGTTGGACGTAGTGTGAGATGTTGTGCCTATAAAACATTTGGGACACAAGCCTTAGCGGAAGAAGCGTATCAAGTAATGGGAGCTAATAAAGGAATTTTGTTAGGTAATCATGGAGTCTTAACTGTTGGAACAGATTTATCAGAGGCTTTTTCAATTGCTAAAGACATAGAATTTTTAGCGAAACTCTATGTTAGGTCTGCTACACTAGGGGAACCAGTCTTACTTTCTGAAGCGGAACTTGATGTGGTTGTCAAAAAATTCAAAACATACGGACAAATCACTAACTAA